Within Triticum dicoccoides isolate Atlit2015 ecotype Zavitan chromosome 1B, WEW_v2.0, whole genome shotgun sequence, the genomic segment AACTTTCACTGACAAGTAGTCGTCGTAGGTCAGGCTACCAATATTGGGCCTCAGTGTGGTGAACGCATAGTCAGCGATCTGTGGGCGAGCCCTAGAGAGAGCACTCAGAAGTGTGCTCTTCCCGGCATTAGGCAAACCAACAAGGCCAACATCAGCAATGCTCTTCAGTTCTAAGACAAGAAAAGACTCTGTTCCTGCCTGTCCAGTACTTAAATGGGCTACCTCCTCTTGTCTATTTCCTTTGGATAGACGGACGTCTCTGCCGATAGAAGCATTCCCTAGCCCACCCTCCCCTCCTTGTGCTACGATCAACCGTTGCCCAGGTCTTGTCATTTCAGCAACAGAATACTGTATGTCATCTTCTTCCCTCTCCTCATCTGCATCTAGAGCCTCTTCCTCCGTCTCGTCTTCATCCTCCCAAAattcttcatcgtcgtcatcaaacTCGACCTGATGTTGAATGCTACTTGCATCACCATCTTCAGCGTTTGAAAACCCAGTCTTGGAGCATGTACTAGAGTATGTTTGCTTCTCCCGCTGATTGCTACTTTCTCTTTCAGCTGCATTTCCATTAATGCCATCCTTGTTCTTCTGATTGGAACTGTCTGCAGAGTCATCCACAGCATCTGGGATATCCCAGGGATCTAGAGATCTGGTTGGTTTATTTACAGTGAAAGACGGTCGCTCCCCTCGGACTAGATGAATCACTGTGCCAACTGGTACTTGTGCAACCTGTCAGACACACAAAGAGAAGGTTATATATTTCGAAAAGTAACTTAGTAAATGCGAAatgcacatgtatatacatatatttCTGGTAACCTTGTCAGGACCTCTCGTCCCTATCTGTTTCTTAGAAAGTCCATTGCCTCCTCGGACTGCTTTCTGGAAACacaaagtaaataagtgtaaaaccATGACTCGGAAAAGCATAAATTCTGCAGAATCTTCTTCATTTGCGAAGGCTCAATGTGATATTAAGTTACGAGTGTGAATAAGTCGCTCTTAGTCTTAAGTCCAACATTAGTAAGGGTGAGCTTCTAACTCGATAATATACACAGGCTAAGAATTTACaccaagagattagttcttttacgAAGAGGGATAATGCATCTAGCAAAACAAAGAGCGCATGACATCTATATATGTCATACCGAAACACAAAATAAGATGATACCAAAAGCATACCGTGTGATGTTGCAAGTTACTGAAATCCCAGACAGATCTTGAGCACTCAAGAATGACATTACCACCTGTCCCTCCATCGCCACCTGCAATATTTTATTGTGAATAAGAAATTCTGGGCGCATGAAAACTAGACTAAGTAGCAGAAAATAACTTGGGCTATTAGAAACATTTTGACATAGTGTAGATGGCACAGTATAAATCTACAATGATTTTTCACAGCATCCGGAGCTCAATGAAACACAACCAAATCAGATGATCCGTTGCACCATAGTAACATACAATTGGATGGTCAATGATGCAAACAAACAGAACCGATAACACCACAACCATAGTTGCATCAATATTCAGACTCTGAATTCGGAGCTTTATCAGTCTACAAGGACTTGGATGGCTTGCATACATATCACAGCAATGAACAGTGCATAAAAAAGATTGGATTAAATTTGGAAAGGCTCACCATCGGGCCTGCCTTGGCGGTCAGACCTGGAGCGCCTTTGGCTGATGCAGCCATTGCCACCGTCGCCACCCCTGGCAAGTAGCCGGAACCTATCCACCATCCCACGTGGCTGGAACAACGGGTATTCAGTGCCTCGGCTCGTCGTTGATTCGTCGGACAAGCTTGAGGAAAAGTGTAGCCCACGTAAAGCTGTAAGAAGATAGAGTCTGACCTGCAAAGGCGCCGCCTTTCCCTTCCCCCCCTCTGACgaggagccatggtagctcgccccACCACCAGTCCATGCCGCTGGAGACAGGTTCGCCAGCGAGACGCGACACAGGACAGCTTGcggccgctgccacatcttcactacTCTAGTCTTAGCGGAAACACGAACTGCTGGATTAGTATTAGATCAGAAAGCTGGAGTAGCGTTGATTTAGGCGCTGTGGCGAGCTACAAAGAAATTGTGGGCGGGCCAAGCTAAAGAAGAACACGAAAATTTTCAAATTCTGAATCATTGTCATTAGTAAGTACCCTTTGTTCCCATTTGTTACAAGATCAAGTGAGTAGATATAAACAAAAGAAGCAATACCGCAATACAGTTTCCCCATTAGACTATTTTAGTTAGCCATTACAAAAGCTTGGAGATATCAAACCACAGAGGAATTGAGTGAATTATTGATACTGCCAAACTGGATTGTTTTTTTTTTGTCAAAATGTACAGAATAATGCCTTTGTATAAACTGTAAACAATGGCTTTGCATAAAATGTAAACAATAAGATTTTCAGTGGTTTATTTATGCCACCACAGTCCACATACGAATAGACAATAACCTAAATGAAAGAAATTTGGAATGAATCAAAGAAAATTAGCTGTGCAGCTTATGTGGGTCGGCCGACTCGCCGTCGTCACGCTGCTGGCTGCCGGTGGGCTAGTCGTCCATGGGCGGCGGCCGATTTGTGCCGCTGGCCAGCGGGAGCGGGGGGCGGCTGGCTGCTGTGCCCTGTGtgacgatccggtggcgggcgccgGCCGCTAGAGAAAACAGTGTTTGTTGTCTGTGCCGTGAGTTCCTGGATGCTGGGCTACTGCGTGTTGCGCTATGCTGGTCAGCTGGTGTGGGCTGGTGTGGACAAAAACAGCGGCTCCCCTAACCATCctttttcttttgttcatcttcttGACCATCTACAATTGATGCAAGCTATCAAAAATATTACACATCACCATATATTGAAAAGATGTACTTGACAGCATCAATGTGAACAAAAATATGTACTGGGCAGCAGCAATTTCAGCAAAACTTTGTACTGGACAGCAGCAATTTCAGCAAAAAATGTACTGGACAAGAGCATATACATGGGGAGAGGAAGAGGGGTTTGTACCTTGAGGAGAGGAGGGTTTGCTTCGATCTGCCGCCGCGCCGGAGTAGCACCTAGACCCTGCCTTCTTCCCCTTGTATCCTGCAGATCGAGAGAGGGTGAGATGAATAAGCCGTCCACGTACACGCCGGCAGCGCAGGAGAGGCAGCAAGAAAGGAAAGCGGCGGCGCAGGAGATAGATCGAGGGAGAGGTCCGGCGGCGCAAGATGTGCAGCGAGGGAGAGGGCCGGCTGCGCAGGATTTGGAGCGAGGGAGAGGCCCCGCGGCGTGAGCTGAAGCTAGGGAGAGAGCCCGCG encodes:
- the LOC119328331 gene encoding probable GTP-binding protein OBGM, mitochondrial isoform X2; translated protein: MWQRPQAVLCRVSLANLSPAAWTGGGASYHGSSSEGGKGKAAPLQPRGMVDRFRLLARGGDGGNGCISQRRSRSDRQGRPDGGDGGTGGNVILECSRSVWDFSNLQHHTKAVRGGNGLSKKQIGTRGPDKVAQVPVGTVIHLVRGERPSFTVNKPTRSLDPWDIPDAVDDSADSSNQKNKDGINGNAAERESSNQREKQTYSSTCSKTGFSNAEDGDASSIQHQVEFDDDDEEFWEDEDETEEEALDADEEREEDDIQYSVAEMTRPGQRLIVAQGGEGGLGNASIGRDVRLSKGNRQEEVAHLSTGQAGTESFLVLELKSIADVGLVGLPNAGKSTLLSALSRARPQIADYAFTTLRPNIGSLTYDDYLSVKVADIPGLIKGAHENRGLGHAFLRHIERTKVLSYVLDLAATLNGRKGIPPWEQLRDLVVELELYQEGMTKRPSLIVANKIDEEGAEAMYEELKRRVQGVPIFPVCAILQEGIPDLRVGLRDLMDASDPQGVGLSKIIVD
- the LOC119328331 gene encoding probable GTP-binding protein OBGM, mitochondrial isoform X1, which produces MIEVNQPGGYHQISPHSGYKGKKAGSRCYSGAAADRSKPSSPQVRVSAKTRVVKMWQRPQAVLCRVSLANLSPAAWTGGGASYHGSSSEGGKGKAAPLQPRGMVDRFRLLARGGDGGNGCISQRRSRSDRQGRPDGGDGGTGGNVILECSRSVWDFSNLQHHTKAVRGGNGLSKKQIGTRGPDKVAQVPVGTVIHLVRGERPSFTVNKPTRSLDPWDIPDAVDDSADSSNQKNKDGINGNAAERESSNQREKQTYSSTCSKTGFSNAEDGDASSIQHQVEFDDDDEEFWEDEDETEEEALDADEEREEDDIQYSVAEMTRPGQRLIVAQGGEGGLGNASIGRDVRLSKGNRQEEVAHLSTGQAGTESFLVLELKSIADVGLVGLPNAGKSTLLSALSRARPQIADYAFTTLRPNIGSLTYDDYLSVKVADIPGLIKGAHENRGLGHAFLRHIERTKVLSYVLDLAATLNGRKGIPPWEQLRDLVVELELYQEGMTKRPSLIVANKIDEEGAEAMYEELKRRVQGVPIFPVCAILQEGIPDLRVGLRDLMDASDPQGVGLSKIIVD